From one Liolophura sinensis isolate JHLJ2023 chromosome 10, CUHK_Ljap_v2, whole genome shotgun sequence genomic stretch:
- the LOC135476839 gene encoding protein phosphatase Slingshot homolog 1-like isoform X4 produces the protein MVHLHAQPRPLTSGSSPGRLPSKANSVRVKQVPKRRGSLVFQGRNFSESYFAVKGTALILPQSECTRKVTSKSHGGDIQRHLQSMLHLLRPQDTLKVAVKLESAFPQRNRYMAVVSCVGRQDTEECLILGIDCNNDKATIGLVLPIWANTKIKLDGDGGFSINYEETHHLFKPVSVQAMWSALQSLHKVVAVATSNFYFAHGLTHTWVGYYQARISSDQHCITEWHLREDIMTFREVTSVLDEDSEQAALKMKIKAALREVMMTVDLEEVTSKFLRVKLEEMFGMSLQEHKSYVDEEMLVIMGQMDAPTSVFDFLYLGSEWNASNLEELQDNGIRYILNVTREIDNFFPGMFTYMNIREYDVEETDLLKYWEKTYKFISKARKAGSKVLVHCKMGVSRSASTVIAFIMKDLGWSLDETYDYVKQKRSCIKPNKSFMKQLETYQGILNASRQRYIFKSKSETNLQDPEDLLEDLRDTTGEGIFLGANLHLPRPHSWAPEDDIAASILMQKGLAMTDEGLEHAGGIPIFQLGGEEADVELSSRSTDSVEMSLPDIPSPKTVKNDDNTPQFELDLHCPEASKAQNVRRVSPFASPLGSPKGDNSFLPQPSQTGMLGSSWNSTSTPYMFKVRDDSSWIKESSPDTPVAEVPQGKDIPEIITDDNTIPKFATYVTNAYQADPENAEDNSCLCAAQQRLNAVESEPTLVDPSPTPWHEQDSSCKPYSGIREHYAKEAIPWNPGTVKKQLEDFEHRIRSTGPESGDTEQTGIGDPPKTLELQPENTLQDNMQTPQTSYSNSYLIVPGGNSRASSTPQSLEMLTTSSGETSGELGRTRPASVYEIEDIPLPVGIVQRTKQEIEEKQRPTPREWIETSFSDLDPVVKPVQRSSSLKVNNSSSKSKKLRSSDRRKTCTPILSPCMSPDAGGTTPSLFTTGSGSKARKELMLGDADSGVALEELPVQVFKYGNEEVPLALGMVRRHAKDFENLNVEVDQRTKSPSSDIDDKLQGAYVETPESSSKPTVQVTPREITRGENPPQIDQGSGGLEADSKSVGSKIEIVLPEKASSLLVQGGAKEVHAAKGIIDVKRGSDTCQRERVTNSFSKCASDETSGERPKSIRLDKQTLFLIREIGSALLNQPLKIDDDQGDTAENVSNVKQIVRTIERKSKVKTKSFWERIVIIEKDQELSRGCVHASSPPKVDTAASRLSFPKKTEDVEEPSNSSVAGQFSLNGDSEAGVVKRKTGTVTKPVFLPLVVDQQEDREQKHGEVLRIGSPCDELPIDGLEAIEDHLVKNLVGKFEVATEDSKKVVDSKDNSTAAITASPGSDSGDSVFSSPSKHHQQQQRLSPEAMPPNSDQSPLAFRRSSSLEDLWTLHRVSDAASLPQDDDENKESQPQAENPTSDTAEEDVAPLREGSAKLRPKSVIVTSSCTLGTLTSSTPRNRHTIHSLSALSGASGSPHRYLPTEVGQSFSLDGRKVRRLEGKTHPLAKLGWQHSTM, from the exons GCCGTGAAACTAGAAAGTGCCTTTCCACAGAGGAACCGTTACATGGCCGTTGTGTCGTGCGTCGGTCGCCAGGATACCGAGGAATGCCTCATTCTGGGCATCGACTGCAACAACGACAAGGCAACAATAGGCCTGGTGCTACCCATCTGGGCAAATACCAAAATCAAGTTGGACGGGGACGGAGGCTTCAGCATCAACTACGAGGAAACGCATCATCTCTTCAAACCTGTGTCCGTCCAAGCCATGTG gtctGCCTTACAAAGCCTTCACAAAGTCGTTGCCGTGGCTACAtccaatttttattttgcaCACGGACTCACTCATACGTGGGTGGGTTACTACCAGGCTCGCATCAGCTCTGACCAGCATTGTATTACGGAATG GCACTTAAGGGAAGACATCATGACATTCAGGGAGGTCACATCAGTTCTGGACGA GGACTCTGAACAAGCTGCCTTGAAGATGAAAATTAAAGCTGCCTTGAGGGAGGTGATGATGACCGTGGACCTGGAAGAGGTCACAAGCAAATTT ctgCGGGTGAAGCTGGAGGAGATGTTTGGAATGAGCCTCCAGGAACACAAGAGTTATGTAGACGAGGAGATGCTGGTCATTATGGGACAGATGGACGCCCCCACCAGTGTCTTTGACTTCCTCTACCTGGGCTCCGAGTGGAACGCCTCCAATTTAGAGGAACTCCAGGATAATGG GATaagatatatattaaatgtgaccCGGGAAATCGACAATTTCTTCCCGGGAATGTTTACTTACATGAATATCAGAGAATACGATGTAGAGGAGACCGATTTGCTCAAATACTGGGAGAAAACTTACAAATTTATTAGCAAAGCCAG aaaagCTGGAAGCAAAGTTCTCGTTCACTGTAAAATGGGCGTGAGCCGTTCAGCATCAACT GTGATAGCGTTTATAATGAAGGACCTGGGCTGGTCGTTAGATGAAACCTATGATTACGTGAAACAGAAGCGAAGCTGTATTAAACCTAACAAGTCTTTCATGAAGCAGCTGGAGACTTATCAGGGAATTTTAAACGCAAG TCGACAGCGGTACATCTTCAAGTCAAAATCGGAGACAAACTTACAGGACCCAGAGGACCTGCTGGAAGACCTAAGAGACACCACAGGGGAGGGGATTTTTTTAGGAGCAAATCTCCACCTGCCTCGCCCCCACTCTTGGGCCCCAGAAGACGACATTGCAGCCAGCATACTCATGCAGAAGGGACTAG CCATGACGGATGAGGGTCTCGAGCATGCAGGCGGCATCCCGATCTTCCAACTGGGTGGAGAAGAGGCAGACGTGGAGTTGAGTTCTCGAAGTACTGACTCCGTGGAGATGTCATTGCCAGACATTCCCTCACCAAAGACTGTGAAAAACGATGACAATACACCACAGTTTGAGCTGGATCTTCACTGCCCTGAGGCCTCAAAGGCTCAAAATGTCCGGAGggtgtcaccatttgccagccCGCTCGGTAGtcccaagggagataactccttcCTTCCGCAACCATCCCAGACAGGGATGTTAGGCAGTTCTTGGAACAGTACGAGCACGCCATATATGTTTAAAGTACGGGACGATAGCAGTTGGATTAAAGAATCCTCTCCAGACACACCGGTTGCAGAAGTTCCTCAAGGGAAAGATATTCCTGAAATAATAACAGATGACAACACTATACCAAAATTCGCAACATATGTCACTAACGCTTACCAGGCTGACCCTGAAAATGCAGAGGACAACAGTTGTCTCTGCGCAGCTCAGCAACGTCTTAATGCTGTAGAATCAGAGCCCACTCTTGTAGATCCGTCACCAACACCGTGGCACGAACAGGACAGCAGCTGTAAACCATACAGTGGTATACGTGAGCACTATGCCAAAGAGGCTATCCCCTGGAATCCAGGCACTGTTAAAAAACAGCTTGAAGACTTTGAGCACAGAATCCGCAGCACTGGCCCGGAGAGCGGTGATACTGAGCAAACGGGGATAGGTGATCCACCAAAGACTTTAGAACTCCAACCGGAAAACACGCTTCAAGACAACATGCAGACTCCACAGACCTCTTACTCTAACAGTTATTTAATTGTACCTGGCGGCAACTCCCGGGCTTCAAGTACGCCTCAGTCCTTGGAAATGTTGACCACATCCAGCGGGGAGACCTCAGGGGAATTAGGCCGCACCCGGCCAGCCTCGGTGTACGAGATCGAGGATATCCCTCTACCTGTAGGAATAGTGCAACGGACCAAGCAGGAGATCGAAGAGAAACAGAG GCCAACTCCTAGGGAATGGATTGAAACTAGCTTCAGTGACCTTGATCCAGTAGTAAAACCAGTTCAGAGGTCATCTAGTCTGAAGGTGAACAACAGCAGCTCTAAATCGAAGAAGCTACGCTCGTCTGATCGTAGGAAAACTTGCACACCCATCTTGTCACCGTGTATGAGTCCTGATGCGGGAGGGACGACACCATCGCTGTTTACTACTGGATCGGGATCGAAGGCCAGAAAGGAGCTGATGTTGGGAGATGCAGACTCTGGGGTTGCGCTGGAGGAACTCCCCGTTCAGGTTTTCAAGTATGGCAACGAGGAAGTACCCTTGGCTCTCGGTATGGTACGACGACATGCCAAAG attttgaGAATTTGAACGTAGAGGTTGACCAGCGCACAAAGAGTCCATCTTCAGACATTGATGATAAACTGCAGGGGGCATATGTAGAGACCCCTGAATCCAGCAGTAAACCAACAGTCCAGGTCacaccaagggagataacccgcGGAGAAAACCCTCCTCAGATAGACCAGGGCTCAGGTGGTTTAGAAGCTGATAGTAAATCTGTTGGTAGCAAGATAGAAATCGTTCTCCCAGAAAAGGCCTCATCTCTTTTGGTTCAAGGTGGTGCGAAAGAAGTTCATGCTGCAAAAGGCATTATTGATGTGAAGCGTGGAAGTGATACCTGCCAGAGAGAACGGGTCACAAACTCATTCTCCAAGTGTGCCTCAGATGAAACATCTGGCGAACGACCCAAGAGTATCCGTCTGGACAAACAGACACTGTTCCTGATAAGGGAGATTGGCTCTGCTTTACTGAACCAGCCACTGAAAATAGACGACGACCAGGGTGACACAGCTGAAAATGTAAGCAACGTGAAACAGATTGTGAGAACTATTGAACGTAAGTCCAAGGTTAAAACCAAGTCATTTTGGGAACGGATTGTGATAATTGAGAAGGATCAGGAGCTTTCAAGGGGTTGTGTTCACGCATCGTCTCCACCAAAAGTGGACACTGCTGCGTCTAGGCTGTCTTTTCCAAAAAAGACAGAAGATGTGGAAGAGCCTTCAAACTCGTCCGTTGCAGGTCAGTTTTCATTGAATGGCGATTCAGAAGCTGGAGTTGTGAAGAGGAAAACGGGAACAGTGACGAAACCTGTGTTCCTGCCTCTGGTGGTGGATCAGCAAGAAGATAGAGAGCAGAAACATGGGGAAGTTCTGCGGATAGGGTCTCCTTGTGATGAGTTGCCGATTGATGGGCTTGAAGCTATTGAAGACCACCTTGTGAAGAACTTGGTGGGAAAGTTTGAAGTCGCTACAGAAGATAGTAAGAAAGTAGTTGACTCTAAAGATAACTCTACCGCTGCAATCACTGCCTCACCAGGATCTGATTCAGGGGATTCTGTATTTTCTTCACCCTCAAAAcaccatcaacaacaacaaagactTTCACCGGAGGCTATGCCTCCAAATAGTGATCAATCACCCTTAGCTTTTAGACGAAGCAGCTCATTGGAAGACTTGTGGACATTGCATAGAGTAAGCGATGCAGCATCACTGCCCCAAGATGACGATGAAAACAAAGAGTCTCAACCGCAAGCTGaaaatcccacttctgacaccgcTGAAGAGGATGTTGCTCCATTAAGAGAAGGGTCTGCTAAACTGCGGCCCAAGTCTGTCATTGTCACCTCAAGTTGTACTCTGGGAACTCTTACGTCATCCACTCCCAGGAATCGCCATACCATCCATTCCCTTAGCGCTCTAAGTGGCGCCTCAGGCAGCCCACATCGATATCTCCCGACAGAGGTGGGGCAAAGCTTTAGTCTGGATGGCAGGAAGGTCAGGCGGCTGGAAGGAAAAACTCACCCGCTGGCAAAGCTAGGCTGGCAGCATAGCACAATGTAA
- the LOC135476839 gene encoding protein phosphatase Slingshot homolog 1-like isoform X1, with the protein MVHLHAQPRPLTSGSSPGRLPSKANSVRVKQVPKRRGSLVFQGRNSFRSKSALKRLRKFFNTIRFVSKLNPCFSESYFAVKGTALILPQSECTRKVTSKSHGGDIQRHLQSMLHLLRPQDTLKVAVKLESAFPQRNRYMAVVSCVGRQDTEECLILGIDCNNDKATIGLVLPIWANTKIKLDGDGGFSINYEETHHLFKPVSVQAMWSALQSLHKVVAVATSNFYFAHGLTHTWVGYYQARISSDQHCITEWHLREDIMTFREVTSVLDEDSEQAALKMKIKAALREVMMTVDLEEVTSKFLRVKLEEMFGMSLQEHKSYVDEEMLVIMGQMDAPTSVFDFLYLGSEWNASNLEELQDNGIRYILNVTREIDNFFPGMFTYMNIREYDVEETDLLKYWEKTYKFISKARKAGSKVLVHCKMGVSRSASTVIAFIMKDLGWSLDETYDYVKQKRSCIKPNKSFMKQLETYQGILNASRQRYIFKSKSETNLQDPEDLLEDLRDTTGEGIFLGANLHLPRPHSWAPEDDIAASILMQKGLAMTDEGLEHAGGIPIFQLGGEEADVELSSRSTDSVEMSLPDIPSPKTVKNDDNTPQFELDLHCPEASKAQNVRRVSPFASPLGSPKGDNSFLPQPSQTGMLGSSWNSTSTPYMFKVRDDSSWIKESSPDTPVAEVPQGKDIPEIITDDNTIPKFATYVTNAYQADPENAEDNSCLCAAQQRLNAVESEPTLVDPSPTPWHEQDSSCKPYSGIREHYAKEAIPWNPGTVKKQLEDFEHRIRSTGPESGDTEQTGIGDPPKTLELQPENTLQDNMQTPQTSYSNSYLIVPGGNSRASSTPQSLEMLTTSSGETSGELGRTRPASVYEIEDIPLPVGIVQRTKQEIEEKQRPTPREWIETSFSDLDPVVKPVQRSSSLKVNNSSSKSKKLRSSDRRKTCTPILSPCMSPDAGGTTPSLFTTGSGSKARKELMLGDADSGVALEELPVQVFKYGNEEVPLALGMVRRHAKDFENLNVEVDQRTKSPSSDIDDKLQGAYVETPESSSKPTVQVTPREITRGENPPQIDQGSGGLEADSKSVGSKIEIVLPEKASSLLVQGGAKEVHAAKGIIDVKRGSDTCQRERVTNSFSKCASDETSGERPKSIRLDKQTLFLIREIGSALLNQPLKIDDDQGDTAENVSNVKQIVRTIERKSKVKTKSFWERIVIIEKDQELSRGCVHASSPPKVDTAASRLSFPKKTEDVEEPSNSSVAGQFSLNGDSEAGVVKRKTGTVTKPVFLPLVVDQQEDREQKHGEVLRIGSPCDELPIDGLEAIEDHLVKNLVGKFEVATEDSKKVVDSKDNSTAAITASPGSDSGDSVFSSPSKHHQQQQRLSPEAMPPNSDQSPLAFRRSSSLEDLWTLHRVSDAASLPQDDDENKESQPQAENPTSDTAEEDVAPLREGSAKLRPKSVIVTSSCTLGTLTSSTPRNRHTIHSLSALSGASGSPHRYLPTEVGQSFSLDGRKVRRLEGKTHPLAKLGWQHSTM; encoded by the exons GCCGTGAAACTAGAAAGTGCCTTTCCACAGAGGAACCGTTACATGGCCGTTGTGTCGTGCGTCGGTCGCCAGGATACCGAGGAATGCCTCATTCTGGGCATCGACTGCAACAACGACAAGGCAACAATAGGCCTGGTGCTACCCATCTGGGCAAATACCAAAATCAAGTTGGACGGGGACGGAGGCTTCAGCATCAACTACGAGGAAACGCATCATCTCTTCAAACCTGTGTCCGTCCAAGCCATGTG gtctGCCTTACAAAGCCTTCACAAAGTCGTTGCCGTGGCTACAtccaatttttattttgcaCACGGACTCACTCATACGTGGGTGGGTTACTACCAGGCTCGCATCAGCTCTGACCAGCATTGTATTACGGAATG GCACTTAAGGGAAGACATCATGACATTCAGGGAGGTCACATCAGTTCTGGACGA GGACTCTGAACAAGCTGCCTTGAAGATGAAAATTAAAGCTGCCTTGAGGGAGGTGATGATGACCGTGGACCTGGAAGAGGTCACAAGCAAATTT ctgCGGGTGAAGCTGGAGGAGATGTTTGGAATGAGCCTCCAGGAACACAAGAGTTATGTAGACGAGGAGATGCTGGTCATTATGGGACAGATGGACGCCCCCACCAGTGTCTTTGACTTCCTCTACCTGGGCTCCGAGTGGAACGCCTCCAATTTAGAGGAACTCCAGGATAATGG GATaagatatatattaaatgtgaccCGGGAAATCGACAATTTCTTCCCGGGAATGTTTACTTACATGAATATCAGAGAATACGATGTAGAGGAGACCGATTTGCTCAAATACTGGGAGAAAACTTACAAATTTATTAGCAAAGCCAG aaaagCTGGAAGCAAAGTTCTCGTTCACTGTAAAATGGGCGTGAGCCGTTCAGCATCAACT GTGATAGCGTTTATAATGAAGGACCTGGGCTGGTCGTTAGATGAAACCTATGATTACGTGAAACAGAAGCGAAGCTGTATTAAACCTAACAAGTCTTTCATGAAGCAGCTGGAGACTTATCAGGGAATTTTAAACGCAAG TCGACAGCGGTACATCTTCAAGTCAAAATCGGAGACAAACTTACAGGACCCAGAGGACCTGCTGGAAGACCTAAGAGACACCACAGGGGAGGGGATTTTTTTAGGAGCAAATCTCCACCTGCCTCGCCCCCACTCTTGGGCCCCAGAAGACGACATTGCAGCCAGCATACTCATGCAGAAGGGACTAG CCATGACGGATGAGGGTCTCGAGCATGCAGGCGGCATCCCGATCTTCCAACTGGGTGGAGAAGAGGCAGACGTGGAGTTGAGTTCTCGAAGTACTGACTCCGTGGAGATGTCATTGCCAGACATTCCCTCACCAAAGACTGTGAAAAACGATGACAATACACCACAGTTTGAGCTGGATCTTCACTGCCCTGAGGCCTCAAAGGCTCAAAATGTCCGGAGggtgtcaccatttgccagccCGCTCGGTAGtcccaagggagataactccttcCTTCCGCAACCATCCCAGACAGGGATGTTAGGCAGTTCTTGGAACAGTACGAGCACGCCATATATGTTTAAAGTACGGGACGATAGCAGTTGGATTAAAGAATCCTCTCCAGACACACCGGTTGCAGAAGTTCCTCAAGGGAAAGATATTCCTGAAATAATAACAGATGACAACACTATACCAAAATTCGCAACATATGTCACTAACGCTTACCAGGCTGACCCTGAAAATGCAGAGGACAACAGTTGTCTCTGCGCAGCTCAGCAACGTCTTAATGCTGTAGAATCAGAGCCCACTCTTGTAGATCCGTCACCAACACCGTGGCACGAACAGGACAGCAGCTGTAAACCATACAGTGGTATACGTGAGCACTATGCCAAAGAGGCTATCCCCTGGAATCCAGGCACTGTTAAAAAACAGCTTGAAGACTTTGAGCACAGAATCCGCAGCACTGGCCCGGAGAGCGGTGATACTGAGCAAACGGGGATAGGTGATCCACCAAAGACTTTAGAACTCCAACCGGAAAACACGCTTCAAGACAACATGCAGACTCCACAGACCTCTTACTCTAACAGTTATTTAATTGTACCTGGCGGCAACTCCCGGGCTTCAAGTACGCCTCAGTCCTTGGAAATGTTGACCACATCCAGCGGGGAGACCTCAGGGGAATTAGGCCGCACCCGGCCAGCCTCGGTGTACGAGATCGAGGATATCCCTCTACCTGTAGGAATAGTGCAACGGACCAAGCAGGAGATCGAAGAGAAACAGAG GCCAACTCCTAGGGAATGGATTGAAACTAGCTTCAGTGACCTTGATCCAGTAGTAAAACCAGTTCAGAGGTCATCTAGTCTGAAGGTGAACAACAGCAGCTCTAAATCGAAGAAGCTACGCTCGTCTGATCGTAGGAAAACTTGCACACCCATCTTGTCACCGTGTATGAGTCCTGATGCGGGAGGGACGACACCATCGCTGTTTACTACTGGATCGGGATCGAAGGCCAGAAAGGAGCTGATGTTGGGAGATGCAGACTCTGGGGTTGCGCTGGAGGAACTCCCCGTTCAGGTTTTCAAGTATGGCAACGAGGAAGTACCCTTGGCTCTCGGTATGGTACGACGACATGCCAAAG attttgaGAATTTGAACGTAGAGGTTGACCAGCGCACAAAGAGTCCATCTTCAGACATTGATGATAAACTGCAGGGGGCATATGTAGAGACCCCTGAATCCAGCAGTAAACCAACAGTCCAGGTCacaccaagggagataacccgcGGAGAAAACCCTCCTCAGATAGACCAGGGCTCAGGTGGTTTAGAAGCTGATAGTAAATCTGTTGGTAGCAAGATAGAAATCGTTCTCCCAGAAAAGGCCTCATCTCTTTTGGTTCAAGGTGGTGCGAAAGAAGTTCATGCTGCAAAAGGCATTATTGATGTGAAGCGTGGAAGTGATACCTGCCAGAGAGAACGGGTCACAAACTCATTCTCCAAGTGTGCCTCAGATGAAACATCTGGCGAACGACCCAAGAGTATCCGTCTGGACAAACAGACACTGTTCCTGATAAGGGAGATTGGCTCTGCTTTACTGAACCAGCCACTGAAAATAGACGACGACCAGGGTGACACAGCTGAAAATGTAAGCAACGTGAAACAGATTGTGAGAACTATTGAACGTAAGTCCAAGGTTAAAACCAAGTCATTTTGGGAACGGATTGTGATAATTGAGAAGGATCAGGAGCTTTCAAGGGGTTGTGTTCACGCATCGTCTCCACCAAAAGTGGACACTGCTGCGTCTAGGCTGTCTTTTCCAAAAAAGACAGAAGATGTGGAAGAGCCTTCAAACTCGTCCGTTGCAGGTCAGTTTTCATTGAATGGCGATTCAGAAGCTGGAGTTGTGAAGAGGAAAACGGGAACAGTGACGAAACCTGTGTTCCTGCCTCTGGTGGTGGATCAGCAAGAAGATAGAGAGCAGAAACATGGGGAAGTTCTGCGGATAGGGTCTCCTTGTGATGAGTTGCCGATTGATGGGCTTGAAGCTATTGAAGACCACCTTGTGAAGAACTTGGTGGGAAAGTTTGAAGTCGCTACAGAAGATAGTAAGAAAGTAGTTGACTCTAAAGATAACTCTACCGCTGCAATCACTGCCTCACCAGGATCTGATTCAGGGGATTCTGTATTTTCTTCACCCTCAAAAcaccatcaacaacaacaaagactTTCACCGGAGGCTATGCCTCCAAATAGTGATCAATCACCCTTAGCTTTTAGACGAAGCAGCTCATTGGAAGACTTGTGGACATTGCATAGAGTAAGCGATGCAGCATCACTGCCCCAAGATGACGATGAAAACAAAGAGTCTCAACCGCAAGCTGaaaatcccacttctgacaccgcTGAAGAGGATGTTGCTCCATTAAGAGAAGGGTCTGCTAAACTGCGGCCCAAGTCTGTCATTGTCACCTCAAGTTGTACTCTGGGAACTCTTACGTCATCCACTCCCAGGAATCGCCATACCATCCATTCCCTTAGCGCTCTAAGTGGCGCCTCAGGCAGCCCACATCGATATCTCCCGACAGAGGTGGGGCAAAGCTTTAGTCTGGATGGCAGGAAGGTCAGGCGGCTGGAAGGAAAAACTCACCCGCTGGCAAAGCTAGGCTGGCAGCATAGCACAATGTAA